The sequence below is a genomic window from Nicotiana tomentosiformis chromosome 6, ASM39032v3, whole genome shotgun sequence.
TCTTGTTTAAGTACTTCCCATTATAAAACAAAAAGGATATGATAGAGATAACTATTGAATCATGATGATTTTACATGCTGAATTTATTGTTTTCATCCACAAATTGTAACATTGGTTTAAATAGCGTATTGTTGAAAACTTTATGAAATGCATGATATTTTATCTATACTTGTCCCAAATAAATACTATGGTTTATGTTATTACTCACTCAGTCGGTGTTGCTGACTgtgtttcttattttctttttctccccCACAGATAATCTAGGTCAGGCTGACACTTCGACTCAAGAAGTGTGACAGACAGAGCGAACGATGGATCCGGTAAGCCCCGCACTTGCTTCGCGTGGGCTATCATTTTGTTAGACTACTTTAGTATGTTATTTGTTAAACTTCTAGAGTTTTGCTACTTAAGTCAGTCTTGGGATTGTATTTTGGCTTGTGTTAGTGGTAGCGTAGCTTAAATTTATACGGTTGTTGTGAGAGCTTGTGGCTTGAGATTGTCGATATTTCCTAAACTTAGCATGTTAGAATTACTAGTGTTATGATGCATTGATTATCTCAAGTAAGTTGGCGCAACAGTGATTTGCCATAGTAGCCACGCAAATAAGAATAAACAATTGTCATTAGAGAAAGCAAAAGTATCGAAGTCACAGTGACTATATCAAGAGTAACATATGAGCACATTATAGACAATCTTTAGCATCTATACAAAAATACAAAGCAACATTGCCACCAATCGAAGGGAGATTTTGCATGCTGTAACGCCAGTCTGCTAATGCTGCAAATACTGCGAAGATTTTTGAATCAAAATTTACCCCAAAAAGAAAGGACAAGGGGTTTTTACAATAGATGAGTATACTTTTGGCAATTCACTGAAATGAGCATAAAGGCTATTGCCTTATTTCACTGGAGACAAGCCAATTTTGTCTCTGGAATGATAACAAGCAAACTTTTGGCAAATTGCCTTGTTTATAGCTGGAGACAAGCCAATATTATGATGTAATTTACTTATAGCCCGTTCATCCAGATGGGGATCAAGTCTAAAAAGAGGAGGGTATACTTATAGGTCCACGAAACTTGCTTTCATTACGAAGGAAAAGGAGGAAAGTCCACATGACATAAGGTGACAAAGAAAACAACCTAAGAGATGACGCCAGGAACGAGTAATTTAGAGTCTTAGGGTTGTGTGGGGGCAACAGAGTGAATTAGTGCAAGACAAGAGACAAAATTTTCAACTTTGAACCTGGGATAAGCAGAAAAATCTCAACAAACGATGTGCATCATGTAGGTCCATCGATCATTGCTAGGCAAACTATGTAAGTTAATATCTAATGGGATAAAATTACATGTCATAGAAACTGCTGAATCAAAATCTTCATGTTGTCAACGGCTCCTAGAACAAAATGATGTTATTTTCTAGTAATTGAATGCAGAAGATTTAAGCAAGATTTAAGCATTATATTTGGAACATCAAACATGTGTTCGAAGAAAGAAGAGATGGTTGGCATCTTCCCCAATAGGGACGGGAACAGCCTTCGGGCTTTACGTGTTGCCACACACATCCGGTTAAGGCTACCCACTTCGGTGGATCTTACCCCAACTTTATCAACCAAAAAAACATTTTTTTGAAACATAGCGAACTATCTCAATGATTGTTCTTGCTCATCCCTAGTAAAATCCACTAATCATATCCTAGTCAATTTCCCAACCCCTTTAAAACCATCTCAAGTAATGCTGctctactctttttttttttttttgataactatggtgtccgggccagcttgcgcgcacctcgactaattccacgggatacctgccacctcccaccagcaacaggtaccaggtaactctatccaccaaggctcGGATAGatagaagaaatcacctagtatttgtctccgctgggatttgaacctgagacttCATGGTTCTcgcccacttcattgaccactaggccacacccttgggtgcaatGCTGCTCTACTCTTAAGAATCCAATGCCAACAGAACTTGACTTTTATTTGATACAATATGTCAGCAGTTATTTTACTTGGCAGTTCCTCATATCAACTCTAGTTTCATCTAAACCTTGATTACTGGTCAAGGACGACCTTCGATGTAGTTCAAACCTTATTAATCATCAGGAAGTCACTAATTTCCTTAATAGATATTTGCCTGATTGCCACCTAAATATAATCACTAATAGATAGTTAAAGTTAGTATCATTTTCCTTGTAAGTTTATTGAGGAACCATTCTCTAAGTTTCTGTAGGACCAAATTGTAATTTTGAAGGTCTTTATAAAAAGACCAGGTTCCTTTGTTGAGACAATTTGAGGAAGGCGGGGAAGGAATTGTGTGAGACATGCATAAGGCCAAATATGAGTTGAACCCTTGAACTTTAGTAACATGAAAGATCTAGCAAAGTAAGGCTCTTCGGGTATCTTCAAATTAGAAGTTGCCGTAGTGACAAACATCTTTCAAGTATGACTCTGATATAAGCATAAGAAAACATTTTGACATACCCTTTTAGGATAACTGATTCTTTTTCCCAAATCATAAAGCAACCACCATAACACAGCCTACatctttcctttttttcttctgaTAAAACATAACACCGCCCATGTCACAAAGTAAAGCGGTCTCAAGCTAGGATAAAGGAGAAACAATGCTAAGTTGACAGTAAACATAAAAAAATCTAATTATAATGAATCATGACAAATCCTCCGAGGATCATATAGTCAACCCAACTATTTTCGGATTCATATGTTGTTTATCCATTGATTTATACTGAAATAGGCATAACAGAACATAAGACACCTTTTTAAAGGTGCTGATTTTTTTCTCCAAATCATACAACAAACACCATATTTATTATGCAATCATCTGTTTTCAGCAAGCCTAAGTACAAAACTTTAAAAGAAAACTAGTGAACTGAATCAATTACCACTTCGAAAACTAAGCTTCTCGGGAAGGAATCATTCCAGCCTTTCTTGCATAAGCAAAAATGCCACCAGCTTGAATGACAGGACCAGCATCACCAATTGGCTTCAATTTATACTCTTTTCCAGTCGTATGATTAATCAACCTACTCTCTCCTAGCTCAACAGTCACCACATCACCCGTCTTACACTCCTCACAAATCCTCACTTCCGATTCAAGCGGATAAACTTCGCCTGTCGCAACCGAGTTCCTGAAGAAAATCCTAGCGTACGACTCCGCCACCACCGCCGCCACGCCCGCGGCTCCTAAAGCAACCGGTGCGTGCTCACGCGACGACCCGCACCCGAAGTTGTCTCCGCCTATGATGATGGAGTACTTGGATGTGAATTCATCCGGGTCGATGAAACGGGTTTGGTAGGATGAAGGGAGTCCGCACAGCGCGTAGGACCCGAGTTTTTTGTACTCGTCTGGGTTTGACGGGACTAGGGTTAGGTATTCTGCGGGGATGATTTGGTCAGTGTCGATATTGTCCCCGACGACGTAGCAGAGGCCGTGGAATGTGGTGGCGGTCGTGGTGGTGGTTTCCGGTGTGGCGGAGGCGGCGGAACAACGGAGAGGTGCGACGGTGGGGTTTTCCGGAGTTGGGCCAAAATGAGAAATTAAGGGATTGAAAGGGTTATTGGAAGAAATCGAAGGGAGTTTGACGGAGGCGGTAATAGAGGAGGCGCGTGGTTGGCACGGAGACAGTTTGAAGGTGGTGATGGAACTGGAAAGAGTTGATGAAGCCGCCATTGCTGAAAGCTTCGGAGATTGCTAATTTTTCCTGAGAGAGTGGAGTGTGCGCGCTATAGGGTGGAAGTACTTACTAGTAGTATTAGATATTGGGCCTTATTATTATGGATGAAAAAAAGTAGGCGAGCCGCCAGTTTAATGGACCAGTGCCGCCATTTAGAGTCCACCTAACCGGCTAACCCTACTCTTTCTAACCAGTGTAGTTTGGTACGCTCACTAAATAGATTATAATTGCTGGACTAATTTATTCTACCTGAAAGGtgaaataatataattttaaatttaatgagataaaatgagatattttatatTAAGATTGAGATTAAATTTATACCATATTTAGTTAATGgcataaatttataaatttatacCGACAATCAAATATGATATAAATTTATAGcatatttggccaagcttcttaAGAGGCcaaaaatgtattttttttttctcaaaaacactttttcCCCCTAACTTTggggaaaaaagtgcttttggaaagAAGCAAAAACAGtttctgagaagcagaaaaaagtagcttcttcccaaaagcagaagcagaagcagaagccgttttgacttttcttcttaccaaaaatatccttaacaaaatatattatataccaaaataacggttaaacctaatacttaggatattaatgtataaatatttcttattatttttaggataactttataatatatagtgactttaatggtgaatacttttatatttgttgaataatttttaatatatttaacttatattaaaagaattaagtacttttaaattttattttcatatttaacttaaataaaataaaaagatttaattattgcatgtaataataaatttttaagattatttatttacttataatattaactattaagtaaatttatccatgtccttattcgtaatttgatacttaaaagcactttctgaaaagtttggtcaaacacaaattattgctcaaaagtgattttcagagtgattagccagACACAAAGtgtttctctccaaaagtactttttttaaaagcacttttgaaaaaagcacttctcaaaatacgTTGATTTCtttagcttggccaaacaggctattaatcCCACACTTTATTTCACCTTATTTCGCGTAAAAAAACGACCCCTAAATGAATTATTTCATTTTCTCCTCTCTTTTTTGAGTATGTGTTAAGTAGTAGGACATAAGGGTATTTTATAACAAAAACTCATGTTTCAATAAACCAATATATGTAGCCAAATATTTCAAAGTCTTGTTTGAATAGCGTTGTTGGGTACATTTTTCCAAAACCAAATAAACATCCTAGCAATGGTAGCATAACCAAACACCAGTGTAGACATTGGGAGGCACTCAAATGCTTTTGGTTCATCGGCTGGCAATTGTATTGGAGT
It includes:
- the LOC104108560 gene encoding 3-isopropylmalate dehydratase small subunit 1-like; amino-acid sequence: MAASSTLSSSITTFKLSPCQPRASSITASVKLPSISSNNPFNPLISHFGPTPENPTVAPLRCSAASATPETTTTTATTFHGLCYVVGDNIDTDQIIPAEYLTLVPSNPDEYKKLGSYALCGLPSSYQTRFIDPDEFTSKYSIIIGGDNFGCGSSREHAPVALGAAGVAAVVAESYARIFFRNSVATGEVYPLESEVRICEECKTGDVVTVELGESRLINHTTGKEYKLKPIGDAGPVIQAGGIFAYARKAGMIPSREA